A DNA window from Streptomyces bacillaris contains the following coding sequences:
- a CDS encoding sporulation protein, whose product MVFKKLLGALGVGGPSVDTVLQPDPALPGGALSGEVRLKGGGSDVTVEGITLLLVARAEMEGRDEEHEGTVVLERFTVGGGFRLAEGAEHSVPFTVTLPWETPVTHLHGQHLGPVLGIRTELEVAGARDKGDLDALTVAPLPAQEAILEAFGQLGYGFKSADLEVGHIRGTGQQLPCYQEIEIVPPAEHAHAVNEIEVTFLASPGGLEVVIEADKRAGLFSGGHDTVHRFTTSHHSVPQADRNAEVDGWLRQVIGAHAAPYPYAQGGGHHDAHHHDGHHRSGPSTGAVVAGVAAGAAVGIVGGMVAAEVIDEIGDAFEGDDDGGGEGDEGE is encoded by the coding sequence ATGGTGTTCAAGAAGTTACTGGGAGCCCTCGGGGTGGGTGGCCCCTCCGTCGACACCGTTCTGCAGCCCGATCCCGCCCTTCCGGGCGGTGCTCTCTCGGGTGAGGTGCGGCTGAAGGGCGGCGGGAGCGATGTGACGGTCGAGGGGATCACCCTCCTGCTGGTCGCCCGCGCCGAGATGGAGGGCCGGGACGAGGAACACGAGGGCACGGTCGTGCTCGAACGGTTCACCGTCGGCGGTGGCTTCCGGCTCGCGGAAGGCGCCGAGCACTCCGTGCCGTTCACCGTCACCCTGCCCTGGGAGACCCCGGTCACCCACCTCCACGGCCAGCACCTGGGCCCCGTCCTCGGCATCCGGACGGAGCTGGAGGTGGCCGGAGCCCGGGACAAGGGCGACCTGGACGCGTTGACGGTGGCTCCGCTGCCCGCCCAGGAAGCGATCCTGGAGGCGTTCGGGCAGCTCGGCTACGGCTTCAAGTCGGCGGACCTGGAGGTCGGTCACATCCGGGGCACCGGCCAGCAGCTGCCGTGCTACCAGGAGATCGAGATCGTGCCGCCCGCCGAGCACGCGCACGCGGTGAACGAGATCGAGGTGACGTTCCTCGCATCCCCGGGCGGTCTGGAGGTCGTCATCGAGGCGGACAAGCGGGCCGGGCTCTTCTCCGGGGGCCACGACACCGTGCACCGCTTCACCACCTCGCACCACTCCGTCCCCCAGGCCGACCGCAACGCGGAGGTCGACGGCTGGCTGCGGCAGGTGATCGGCGCCCACGCGGCCCCGTACCCGTACGCCCAGGGCGGCGGGCACCACGACGCCCACCACCACGACGGCCACCACCGCTCCGGCCCCAGCACGGGGGCGGTGGTGGCCGGAGTCGCGGCGGGGGCCGCCGTCGGGATCGTCGGCGGCATGGTCGCCGCCGAGGTGATCGACGAGATCGGTGACGCCTTCGAGGGCGATGACGACGGCGGCGGGGAGGGCGACGAGGGGGAGTGA
- the mptB gene encoding polyprenol phosphomannose-dependent alpha 1,6 mannosyltransferase MptB: MWALSAVGYRRLGTAAALATAVGGWISGKLPAHDPWGLWVDHGASVRIPAAVLAYAGLTVLVVAWWQYGRTAATVRETLTTLAWWTAPFLLTPPLYSADVYSYIAQGAMVVEGLDVYTVGPSSLDPAGLGGDAAASVGHHWRDTPAPYGPLFLLLSAAVAKTTGGTIVPAVLAMRLIALASLLLIVWALRRLAREHGTGESRALWLGALNPLLLMHVVGGMHNDGLMIGLMLAGCALALRGRWVAGSALIGLAMMVKSPAAVALLFIGVMVHASATGPQVRRWAKGLLAPGLVACAVAGSATLVSGTGFGWLRTQGVAGNIHTALSLVSDLGLGLGELGRLLLGTDPEPVKSAVQTLGLAAAVVLILVLARRSMNGRLPPVHALGLGLLALVALSPMVQPWYLLWGLVVVAATQQHGRVIAVLTVLSAALVYETHPAGGTPAFGFALAGVAALVATLVIRRTPPVAEPAPVPGPRSAHPDTPHAPQSAEAPQGTA; encoded by the coding sequence ATGTGGGCTTTGAGCGCTGTCGGATACCGTCGGCTGGGCACGGCAGCCGCCCTGGCGACCGCCGTGGGCGGCTGGATCTCCGGAAAGCTGCCTGCCCACGACCCCTGGGGGCTCTGGGTCGACCACGGCGCCTCCGTGCGGATCCCCGCGGCCGTCCTCGCCTACGCCGGACTCACCGTGCTTGTCGTCGCCTGGTGGCAGTACGGCAGAACCGCCGCCACCGTCCGCGAGACGCTCACCACCCTCGCCTGGTGGACGGCACCGTTCCTGCTCACACCCCCGCTCTACAGTGCCGACGTCTACAGCTACATCGCCCAGGGCGCCATGGTCGTCGAGGGCCTCGACGTCTACACGGTCGGCCCCTCCAGCCTCGACCCCGCGGGGTTGGGCGGCGACGCGGCGGCGAGCGTGGGCCACCACTGGCGCGACACCCCGGCCCCGTACGGACCGCTCTTCCTCCTGCTCTCCGCAGCCGTGGCGAAGACGACCGGCGGCACGATCGTCCCCGCCGTCCTGGCGATGCGGCTCATCGCCCTGGCCTCCCTGCTCCTCATCGTCTGGGCCCTGCGCCGGCTGGCCCGGGAGCACGGCACCGGCGAGAGCCGCGCCCTCTGGCTGGGGGCGCTCAATCCGCTCCTGCTGATGCACGTCGTCGGGGGCATGCACAACGACGGCCTGATGATCGGCCTCATGCTCGCCGGGTGCGCCCTCGCGCTGCGCGGCCGCTGGGTGGCCGGCAGCGCCCTCATCGGGCTCGCGATGATGGTCAAGTCCCCGGCCGCCGTGGCACTGCTGTTCATCGGCGTCATGGTGCACGCCTCCGCGACCGGGCCGCAGGTACGACGGTGGGCCAAGGGGCTCCTCGCGCCCGGCCTCGTCGCCTGCGCGGTCGCCGGATCGGCCACGCTGGTCAGCGGCACCGGCTTCGGCTGGCTCCGGACCCAGGGCGTCGCCGGGAACATCCACACCGCGCTCTCCCTCGTCAGCGACCTCGGCCTGGGCCTGGGAGAGCTGGGCCGTCTGCTCCTGGGCACCGACCCCGAACCCGTCAAGTCCGCCGTGCAGACCCTCGGCCTGGCGGCCGCGGTCGTCCTGATCCTCGTCCTCGCCCGGAGGTCGATGAACGGCCGTCTGCCCCCGGTCCACGCCCTGGGCCTCGGCCTGCTGGCGCTCGTCGCGCTCTCGCCCATGGTCCAGCCCTGGTACCTGCTGTGGGGCCTGGTGGTCGTCGCCGCCACCCAGCAGCACGGCCGGGTCATCGCCGTCCTGACCGTCCTGTCGGCCGCGCTCGTCTACGAGACCCACCCCGCGGGCGGCACCCCGGCCTTCGGATTCGCCCTCGCCGGAGTCGCGGCGCTCGTCGCCACCCTCGTCATCCGCCGCACCCCGCCGGTCGCGGAGCCCGCCCCGGTGCCCGGACCCCGCAGCGCCCACCCCGACACCCCGCATGCCCCGCAGAGCGCCGAGGCCCCGCAGGGAACCGCGTAA
- a CDS encoding PP2C family protein-serine/threonine phosphatase produces the protein MNRRRTPRSVSAEDLLTTLQSLTARARREVEFHQARVELAQALQRDMLPATLPALPGLQSAARYAPARDGLDIGGDWYDGFAMADGAVGFAIGDVQGHDVEAAAFMGQVRIAMRAIAGTVSDPGEVLGRTNDLLLSVDSGLFATCTFLRLDPRSWELCSARAGHVASVWATVDGRSGVTEDPGGLPLGIQTGERYPVTRRTLQTEGAIVLLTDGVVEGPSLLIEEGLDRVRQLVAAHVGAGADQLADGVLGAAERTGHEDDAAVLVLRHAPARGR, from the coding sequence ATGAACCGGCGTCGGACTCCCCGCTCGGTGAGCGCCGAGGACCTGCTGACCACGTTGCAGAGCCTCACCGCCCGCGCCCGGCGGGAGGTGGAATTCCACCAGGCCAGAGTGGAACTCGCGCAGGCCCTTCAGCGCGACATGCTTCCGGCTACCCTGCCCGCCCTCCCCGGCCTGCAGTCGGCCGCCCGGTACGCGCCCGCGCGCGACGGCCTGGACATCGGCGGTGACTGGTACGACGGCTTCGCCATGGCGGACGGGGCCGTGGGGTTCGCGATCGGTGATGTCCAGGGGCACGACGTGGAGGCGGCGGCCTTCATGGGGCAGGTGCGCATCGCGATGCGGGCAATCGCGGGTACGGTCTCCGACCCGGGCGAGGTCCTGGGCCGCACCAACGATCTGCTGCTCTCGGTGGACTCCGGGCTCTTCGCGACCTGTACGTTCCTGCGGCTGGATCCGCGGAGCTGGGAGCTGTGCAGCGCCCGGGCGGGGCATGTGGCCAGCGTGTGGGCGACCGTGGACGGGCGGTCGGGGGTCACGGAGGACCCGGGGGGCCTGCCGCTGGGCATCCAGACGGGTGAGAGGTATCCGGTCACCCGGCGCACCCTGCAGACCGAGGGCGCGATCGTGCTGCTCACCGACGGGGTCGTCGAGGGTCCCTCGCTGCTGATCGAGGAGGGCCTCGACCGGGTACGGCAGCTCGTCGCCGCCCACGTCGGGGCGGGGGCCGACCAACTGGCCGACGGTGTCCTCGGGGCGGCGGAGCGGACGGGCCACGAGGACGACGCGGCCGTCCTCGTCCTGCGGCACGCTCCGGCCCGGGGGCGGTGA
- a CDS encoding ABC-F family ATP-binding cassette domain-containing protein → MSHPTAPAASVTVSHLTYRWPDGTDLFDGLSLTVPRGRTGLVGTNGTGKSTLLRLLAGELRPTKGSLTVGGNLAHLPQNITLDTELRVDAALGIAERRAALRAIEAGDVREEHFETVGDDWDVEERALATLGSLGLGAVGLDRTVGQLSGGETVLLRLAALLLERPDVLLLDEPTNNLDLFARRRLYDAVDSWRTGILIVVSHDRDLLERVDRIAELRSGAVSWYGGGWSAYQEALATQQEAAGRMLRSAEADVRRQQRELEETRIKVARRQRHDKKLDDRRKAPRIVAGERKRSAQESGDRLRGLHEDRLEEARERREEAAEAVRRDAEIKVSLPHTAVPAGRTVLTVRELSLPYGRLRGGSLQVGGPERIALVGRNGAGKTTLLRTVTGELAPGEGEATVSVPLKFLPQRLDVLDDTLSVAANVARTAPGTTDNQIRSQLARFLFKGARAEQPAGTLSGGERFRAALAATMLAAPAPQLLLLDEPTNNLDVGSVRQLTSALESYEGALLVASHDLPFLESVGITRWIVLDDELRESDAEEVRALFGSPDPAAAGTM, encoded by the coding sequence ATGAGCCATCCCACCGCGCCCGCGGCCTCCGTCACCGTCTCCCACCTCACCTACCGGTGGCCCGACGGCACGGACCTCTTCGACGGGCTCTCCCTGACCGTCCCCCGGGGCCGCACCGGCCTCGTCGGCACCAACGGCACCGGCAAGTCGACCCTGCTGCGGCTCCTCGCCGGAGAGCTGCGCCCCACGAAGGGATCCCTCACCGTCGGCGGGAACCTCGCCCATCTGCCCCAGAACATCACCCTGGACACGGAGCTGCGCGTCGACGCGGCCCTCGGCATCGCGGAGCGGCGGGCCGCCCTGCGCGCCATCGAGGCCGGGGACGTACGGGAGGAGCACTTCGAGACGGTCGGTGACGACTGGGACGTGGAGGAACGCGCCCTCGCCACCCTCGGCTCCCTGGGACTCGGCGCCGTCGGGCTGGACCGCACCGTCGGGCAGCTCTCCGGCGGCGAAACCGTCCTGCTCCGCCTCGCCGCCCTGCTCCTGGAGCGCCCCGACGTCCTCCTCCTCGACGAGCCGACCAACAACCTGGACCTCTTCGCCCGCCGCAGGCTCTACGACGCCGTCGACTCCTGGCGCACCGGCATCCTGATCGTCGTCAGCCACGACCGGGACCTGCTGGAGCGGGTCGACCGCATCGCCGAGCTGCGATCCGGTGCCGTCAGCTGGTACGGGGGCGGCTGGTCGGCCTACCAGGAGGCCCTGGCCACCCAGCAGGAGGCCGCCGGGCGGATGCTGCGCTCCGCCGAGGCCGACGTACGGCGCCAGCAGCGCGAGCTGGAGGAGACCCGGATCAAGGTCGCCCGCCGCCAGCGCCACGACAAGAAGCTGGACGACCGGCGCAAGGCTCCGCGCATCGTCGCGGGGGAGCGCAAGCGCTCGGCCCAGGAATCCGGCGACCGGCTGCGCGGGCTGCACGAGGACCGGCTGGAAGAGGCCCGCGAGCGCAGGGAGGAGGCCGCCGAAGCCGTCCGCCGGGACGCCGAGATCAAGGTCAGCCTGCCCCACACCGCCGTACCCGCGGGCCGCACCGTCCTGACCGTACGGGAGCTGAGCCTCCCCTACGGGCGGCTGCGCGGCGGCAGCCTCCAGGTCGGGGGCCCCGAACGCATCGCCCTGGTCGGCCGGAACGGGGCGGGCAAGACGACCCTGCTGCGCACCGTCACCGGGGAACTGGCACCGGGCGAGGGCGAGGCCACCGTCTCCGTGCCGCTGAAGTTCCTTCCGCAGCGGCTGGACGTCCTCGACGACACCCTGAGCGTCGCCGCCAACGTCGCCCGCACCGCCCCCGGCACCACCGACAATCAGATCCGCTCCCAGCTCGCCCGGTTCCTCTTCAAGGGCGCCCGCGCCGAGCAGCCGGCCGGTACCCTCTCCGGCGGCGAACGCTTCCGGGCCGCGCTTGCGGCGACGATGCTCGCCGCCCCCGCCCCGCAGCTCCTCCTGCTGGACGAGCCGACGAACAACCTCGACGTGGGGAGCGTGCGGCAGCTGACGAGCGCCCTGGAGTCCTACGAGGGCGCCCTCCTCGTCGCCAGCCACGACCTGCCGTTCCTGGAGTCCGTGGGCATCACCCGCTGGATCGTGCTCGACGACGAGCTGCGGGAGAGCGACGCGGAGGAGGTCCGGGCACTGTTCGGCAGCCCGGACCCGGCCGCGGCGGGCACCATGTGA
- a CDS encoding hemolysin family protein, translating to MSEVLLLLLALALTLACAVFVAAEFSLTTIERGELERAAAAGERGAESALKAAKRLTFQLSGAQLGITVTSLVIGMLAEPSLAVLLRPSLESVGLPAGAVSTVATLLGVALSTVVLMVVGELVPKNWAISSPLAVAKVVSGPQRAFTACFAPLIRHLNNTANRAVRRFGLEPAEELASARTPQELIALAQHSAREGAIEEDSAELFVRTLHLAELSAENVMTPRVDVRALEAHATAADAANLTLATGLSRFPVYRDSLDHVIGTIHIRDVLALDESERTRTPVTALATEPLLVPDSLPVDRLLAQMRKHRTMAVVIDEYGGTAGVATVEDIVEEVVGEVRDEHDPHERPDLAPAEPLGDGRQVWEAEGSIRLDQLDRIGFTAPEGPYETLAGLLANQLARIPVRADRLEVDGWQFDVLDIEHHRADRVRITAPLPALTLVEEDAR from the coding sequence GTGAGCGAAGTACTTCTGCTCCTCCTCGCCCTCGCGCTGACGCTGGCGTGCGCGGTCTTCGTCGCGGCCGAGTTCTCGTTGACCACCATCGAGCGCGGCGAACTCGAACGAGCGGCCGCGGCCGGTGAGCGCGGCGCCGAGAGTGCGCTCAAGGCCGCGAAGCGGCTCACGTTCCAGCTGTCCGGCGCGCAGCTCGGCATCACCGTGACCTCCCTGGTCATCGGCATGCTGGCCGAGCCGTCCCTGGCCGTGCTCCTGCGCCCCTCCCTGGAGTCCGTGGGGCTCCCGGCGGGCGCCGTGTCCACGGTCGCGACGCTGCTGGGTGTGGCGCTGTCCACCGTCGTCCTCATGGTCGTCGGTGAACTCGTCCCGAAGAACTGGGCGATCTCCAGCCCGCTGGCCGTCGCCAAGGTCGTCTCCGGCCCGCAGCGCGCGTTCACGGCCTGTTTCGCCCCGCTGATCCGGCACCTCAACAACACCGCGAACCGGGCCGTGCGCCGGTTCGGCCTGGAGCCGGCCGAGGAGCTGGCCTCGGCCCGTACCCCGCAGGAGCTGATCGCCCTCGCCCAGCACTCGGCCCGTGAGGGCGCCATCGAGGAGGACTCGGCGGAGCTGTTCGTACGGACCCTGCACCTGGCGGAGCTGTCCGCCGAGAACGTGATGACGCCCCGGGTGGACGTCCGGGCCCTGGAGGCCCACGCCACCGCGGCCGACGCCGCCAACCTCACGCTGGCCACCGGCCTCTCCCGCTTCCCGGTCTACCGCGACAGCCTGGACCACGTCATCGGCACGATCCACATCCGGGACGTCCTGGCCCTGGACGAGTCCGAGCGGACCCGGACCCCGGTCACCGCACTGGCCACCGAGCCCCTGCTCGTACCGGACTCGCTGCCCGTGGACCGGCTGCTGGCGCAGATGCGCAAGCACCGGACCATGGCTGTCGTCATCGACGAGTACGGCGGTACGGCGGGCGTCGCCACGGTGGAGGACATCGTGGAGGAGGTCGTGGGCGAGGTCCGCGACGAGCACGACCCGCACGAGCGCCCCGACCTGGCACCGGCCGAGCCGCTCGGTGACGGCCGTCAGGTCTGGGAGGCCGAGGGCAGCATCCGGCTCGACCAGCTCGACCGGATCGGCTTCACCGCGCCGGAGGGCCCGTACGAGACGCTCGCCGGGCTCCTCGCCAACCAGCTCGCCCGCATCCCGGTCCGCGCGGACCGGCTGGAGGTCGACGGCTGGCAGTTCGACGTGCTCGACATCGAGCACCACCGGGCCGACCGGGTGCGGATCACCGCGCCCCTCCCGGCCCTGACCCTGGTGGAGGAGGACGCCCGATGA
- a CDS encoding hemolysin family protein: MTTVQLLIGAFTLVTNAFFVGAEFALISVRRSQIEPQALRGSRRAKSTLWGIEHLSAAMATAQLGITISSLVLGAVAEPAIAHLLEPPFDAIGVPGPLVHPIAFVIALTLATYLHMLIGEMIPKNIALAAPVATSLALGPSLVWLTRALRPVIFGINGLANTLLRLLKVDPKDEVASVFTDDELVRLVKDSSEAGLLAPADGERLRDALELGTRPVGEVMVPLNRTVTVDLGITPQQLERAAVASGFSRLPVTGPDDGVLGYLHIKDALGVAERTRPLPTSAIHPVIRVEIDTPLDDTLTAMRAAGTHLAAVAGDKGTVIGFVTMEDVLEELVGAASV, encoded by the coding sequence ATGACCACCGTTCAGCTTCTCATCGGCGCGTTCACCCTGGTGACGAACGCGTTCTTCGTCGGGGCGGAGTTCGCCCTGATCTCCGTGCGCCGCAGCCAGATCGAGCCGCAGGCCCTGCGCGGCAGCCGGCGGGCCAAGAGCACCCTGTGGGGCATCGAGCACCTGTCGGCCGCCATGGCCACCGCCCAGCTCGGCATCACCATCTCCTCGCTGGTGCTGGGCGCCGTCGCGGAGCCGGCCATCGCCCACCTGCTGGAGCCGCCGTTCGACGCCATCGGTGTGCCGGGGCCGCTGGTCCACCCGATCGCCTTCGTGATCGCGCTGACCCTGGCGACGTACCTCCACATGCTCATCGGGGAGATGATCCCGAAGAACATCGCGCTGGCCGCGCCCGTCGCCACCTCCCTGGCGCTGGGCCCGTCCCTGGTGTGGCTGACCCGGGCGCTGCGCCCGGTCATCTTCGGTATCAACGGCCTCGCCAACACCCTGCTGCGGCTGCTGAAGGTCGACCCCAAGGACGAGGTCGCGTCGGTCTTCACCGACGACGAGCTGGTCCGGCTGGTGAAGGACTCCAGCGAGGCGGGGCTGCTCGCCCCGGCCGACGGCGAGCGGCTGCGGGACGCCCTGGAGCTGGGCACCCGGCCGGTGGGCGAGGTGATGGTCCCGCTGAACCGGACCGTCACCGTCGACCTGGGCATCACCCCGCAGCAGCTGGAGCGGGCGGCGGTCGCCTCGGGCTTCTCCCGGCTTCCGGTCACCGGGCCGGACGACGGGGTGCTGGGCTATCTCCACATCAAGGACGCCCTGGGGGTGGCGGAGCGCACCAGGCCGCTGCCCACGAGCGCGATCCACCCGGTCATCCGGGTCGAGATCGACACCCCGCTCGACGACACCCTCACGGCGATGCGCGCCGCCGGGACGCATCTGGCCGCCGTCGCGGGTGACAAGGGGACGGTCATCGGCTTCGTGACGATGGAGGACGTCCTGGAGGAGCTGGTCGGCGCCGCCTCGGTCTGA
- a CDS encoding L-threonylcarbamoyladenylate synthase produces MAKYFDVHPENPQPRTISTVVDSIRSGALVAYPTDSCYALGCQLGNREGIARIRTIRNLDDRHHFTLVCHDFAQLAQFVRVDNDVFRAIKAATPGSYTFILPATKEVPRQLLHPKKKTVGVRIPDHVVTQALVAELGEPLLSSTLLLPDEEEPLTQGWEIKERLDHEVEAVIDSGDCGTEPTTVIDFSGDEPEIVRRGAGDPSRFE; encoded by the coding sequence ATGGCCAAGTACTTCGACGTGCACCCCGAGAATCCCCAGCCGCGCACCATCAGCACGGTGGTCGACAGCATCCGTTCCGGTGCGCTCGTCGCGTATCCGACCGACTCCTGTTACGCGCTGGGCTGTCAGCTGGGCAACCGTGAGGGCATCGCCCGGATCCGGACCATCCGCAACCTCGACGACCGCCACCACTTCACGCTGGTCTGCCACGACTTCGCGCAGCTGGCGCAGTTCGTCCGGGTCGACAACGACGTGTTCCGCGCGATCAAGGCGGCCACGCCCGGCAGCTACACCTTCATCCTCCCGGCGACGAAGGAGGTGCCCCGCCAGCTGCTGCACCCGAAGAAGAAGACGGTCGGTGTCCGCATCCCCGACCATGTGGTGACCCAGGCGCTGGTGGCCGAGCTGGGCGAGCCCCTGCTCTCCAGCACCCTTCTCCTGCCGGACGAGGAGGAGCCGCTGACGCAGGGCTGGGAGATCAAGGAGCGCCTGGACCACGAGGTGGAGGCGGTGATCGACTCGGGTGACTGCGGCACCGAGCCGACCACGGTCATCGACTTCTCCGGTGACGAGCCGGAGATCGTCCGGCGGGGCGCCGGCGACCCGTCCCGCTTCGAGTAG